The genomic region ATTGTAGCACTGCGCGGTTTAAACGCATAATGTGGACAATTATCACGGTCACATTAAGCCTAACGACCAATAAGTTAATTGTTTGCAGATTTTATTACTGCATGGAGttgatttttgttgtttttagcGTCACAATCCAccgatgtttttttatttacacaTTGGTGATCTTGGTTTTTGTACAAGCCTCATGCTTAGGCTACATAGGACTAATGAATACTACACCATATTGAAATCTATGCCATAAAGCATGAACACAGTTTGCTTcgtattttttaaatgtattttcacTTTCAAATACAACTTCAGGTGTGATTTTTATGTACATTAATTTGCTTTGATGAACAATTCCTACACACCAGTAAGTGTCTGTACACATGGCACATTGAACATGTCAATAATGAATCAGGATTTAGCCTTAATGCTACTTATTGTCACACACTGGTTGGATCTCACAAGCTTTTGAAACATAATACTTCATGCTCTGGTCAATGTGCAGACTATGAATATATTTTGATGTCAAATATATGATATACACcattgaaaaataaataaatataggaTATTCTAGCATTCACATAACACCTAAACTATTCATAAGActtcaaacaacaacaataaaatgAAAAATCCAATTCTCCTAACATAAATATGTGACGCCAAAAAAGAAATTCCCACTACAAAAGGACCAAAGCATAAATATATAGTGTAAAATAGTCCTTGAGATCACTTTGCATTTTGTAATGTATCTACAGGTCATCAGACTCTGGGATTATCATAGGCTCCAGCGGGACAGTGGGAAGGATGATGGGGCTGCCATCAGAGATCCACCCAAGGGCAGTCCTGTTGAAGGTAGGCCGCTTTATCCCGGGGTCCTGGAGCTCAGGGTACTTGGGGGCATTGAGGTCCAACTCAGGGAGCTTGAAGGTGATTCCCCTGGGGGCTTTGTCGAAACCGCCGAAAGGTGTGGCCACCCTGGAACCCCCGATGGAAGTAGCATTTATTTTTTGGTTACAAAAATACAAGAGTGCTTACAAGTCAAGGGTACAATTGTTGTATATAAGAAATGACTACCCCACTTCCTGTGGCCTAAAGGGAGGCATATGCCAAAGGTGTGTAGGCTCTCGTGCCTTTATCTAGTCACCATACCCACATCTGGGCCTAATGATATAGGATAACTTCAAGCTCCTAAAACACAGGATAAGTAGGTCTCAACTAAGAGGAGTGTTTCTACTAGGCGGGGTGGATCCACAGTGCCATCCTGTGTGGCTTGCCCCTTTTAACTTGTGGCCATTGAATGATGAGCGGGGAAAAAAAGATAGTAAACAAACCTATTGAAGCTCTTGTAGTCAGGCCCCTCCGGCCTGGGCTCAGGGGCGGGCATCTTAAGGTTAAGAGTTTCAGCGAGGGCTGGGTCGTCGATGATAGCCTGCTCCCACGGGGAGTGGTAGGACTTGGGCACGGCAGTACTGTTAAACTTCTCAGCAGGAACATCCTGCAAAGGGCCCCCGTAGCCTTAAAACAAATGCACAAGAGGTTGGTAGTGTGAAACCACGATCACTGTGTGGATTTGATTGTCATGAAAGGATTTACGGGGATACATAATCGGAGAGCTGAAATCAAATAAGTTAAAATAGAAAAGTATTTTATTGAAAAGAGTAGGTATGCTTACTATTATTAATCAGCCATTTCTCCACATACCCATTAATAAACTAATAATAAATAAGATAGTTGTAAAAAAACATGAAGAAGATAAACCGCTGACAGATTGAGATATTTTCCCATCAATACCGCGCTAGGCTGTCTCAAAATCTTAAAATAGCACCTATTCTAAGTGTCCGTTCATCCATCGACGTGTGAAAAGCCCTGCCCATCCACTTGGGACATATCACGTTATGAGAAAGAGCTGTGTTGGGAACCCCCACCACAAGTTTAACGGATGTACCAGTACcacagggaaaggaaatgcttATCGTGTACCCCACTAAAGGGCAAGACCTCCTCAGGGCACACCATATCAAGCACTGTGGCCATGCACAGTTGGACTATGTTCATTCACACACTGTTTTAACTATGTATTTCCATCGCAACATAATAATACGAAATAATTATCTAAATTCCCTTTCAGTTTGCATACATTATACACAATTAAGCTGCTGTCATCAGCTGTCAAGAAGACTGCATGACACCTGTTATACAGTATCATGATCAGGATCCCATTACGTAATAACTTGTTTATATATACTGACTTGCAGTGAGGGTGACTTTGACGCAGTGTGTTTGTAACTAAGGAAGGTTTTCAAAGATGAATGACAGAGTTGTGTTGTGAGTTGGTTAAATAAAGTCTTGAGTTATAAGTGCAATGTCCTGAAAGAAACGTCTGACTGCTTTCTACCGATTGGTGCTGTAAAAGGAGGGCCCATAAAGAAAACATTGGAGGAAATGTTTTGTACAGTATGCTTCTAAATTAACTAAACATGTCTATGCTGTTGGGTAGTCTACTGTTTATGTGctgacctacatttacattagttTGTTTAGcttatgcttttatccaaagcgacataaaGATAGTGCAGTCATTTGTGGTTGCTGTTGGGTGGTTGTGGTACTTTACCTGGTGCAATGTTTTCTGGATTTGGAGGGTTTCCCAGAGCTGGAGTGTTAGGAGGAGTTTTGCCTCCATCCTCTGTGATTTCAGTATTTTCCAAATCATTCTAGAAAAAAAACTTGATTGACTTGATAAGTCAAAAGTTGACAGTCTGTATGGCAGATGCCTAGAAATAATACATCAAACGGTAAAATGTATGATTGAAAACGATCTAGACCTTAAtggactctctttctctgtctctctccctctccctcatttctgtctctcaacaacacacacacacacgcacacacacctccacaggcaCTGATAAGTTGGGGAGCAACTCTCAAACAAAGTACTTGGGCTGTCTTTCTGGCACTCTGGCAAGAGTTGAAGAGGAAAAGGCCATCAGGCACATGCCTGTCCCTATCTCCCATGTATGTGGACACTTTTGGAAGAAAGCAAGTCCATGTCGTTTTGACGGTCTGGGGCATCTAATAATATTAACATAATACAGTCTAGAACTGCCCGAAACTTAAACTCATGTTTAACACTGAAGGTCTCACTCACATTCAGCTGCATGTTTGTCTCATTCTGGATACTTTCAAATGTGTATTTCTCCGACCGCCGCTGGCGCATTTTGAAAAGTCTTGAGCCTctgttggagaggagagaaagctcCTCAAGCATGATGTCTTTGGGAGTACTCAGCTTTTTTCCAAGGTCCATGGTGTCACCTGAAAAAAGACCACAGGTATAAAAATTTAACTGTGGAAAAGTATAAAAAGCACTCAACACATGTTGTATGATGGGTTTGGTGGCTTTGGATGTTTTGTTCACATTCTAAATCCAGTCCAGAGTTGGAGTTTCAATCCATAATCTAGTCATTGTATTTATGAATCATTGTATTCTGAACCTGATGCTTCACCAATAAGTACAGACGGAATGTACCCCAGCTGTCTCCTGCCTTCACAGTCCACAAACAGCAACCCCAGTTGTCTCTCACCCATCTCCTCACCCCTTTCCTCcactccacacccacccagaaATAGCCAGTTCAAAAAGGCCAACGACAAAAGGATTAGGCTGCCATAGGTAGTCCAACATCCCATTAGTGTATTTATGGCAAGTGACGAAAAATGGCcctgacatttttttttttttttactcatatCAACATGCCCTCTCTCCAGAAGTCTCAGTTCTGTGGAGTCTGAGCCCAGGTCGTACCATTGGCATCGCCCCCCTGGACCTCTCGACAAATAGCGGCCGCGTGCATCTTCCTCTCACGGGTCGGCATAGTACAGTATTGAGACATTGCTGATTTGAGGAAAGGTGTTTACCCCGGGGTACTGGAAACACATAAAGGACATAGGAGGTACTCCTGAGAATGTTCTCATAGTATGGGTGACCATACTATGAGATGGTTATGAATAAGATGGTTATGAATACTAAAACGACTATAAAGTCAATTCCGTTTTAACTGTATATTGCAGATTATAACAAGTATTTTATATCTTATTTTTATAGCAATTAAACTAATGGCCATCTAGAACATACAGAACAATCCAGGTATTATAATTACTCATAAATGTAATGCTTAATACTATTATCTTGTCACTAATACTGTCAGTTTGTTAGGCTGTTTCACAATCGAATATTAATGACAATTTATGAGTGGAAGTTGGAATTGGAATAGCGGGAATTGGATATTTTCGTATCCAAACCACCTCAACCCAATGTCCAATATTTCACATATCTAAATGATTAGAGTCCAAACTTACCTTAAAATAACCTTGTAATGCATGTAAGTTGTGAACAATAAGGTTTCACATGCGTTATGAATCACCCGTGGCAGGGTCAGGGGTGAACATTGTGTCCCAGGGTAGTTTGTGCAATTGGAGACCCTACTGTGATCTTGCCAAAAGAAATGTTTGTTCTAATAATGCACATGTTCCCTTCTGCACAATGGCATTCCAGACAGATCTTGTGCTTTCAAATATAGCAGCCTAGTCAGATGTACTATGCATACATTTggattaaaaacctttaaatcTACATATAAGAAATATCAAAATGTACAGTTTTAAATAGCTGTTAGGTATGCACTAAAATACATCATTTTGTAGAGATTGGTCACATTATTTTGACTGTTCTCTTAGTACAAAATCTTTATGACTACAGATGACTGTTGATATGTTCCTTACATTGGAACTTGTTCATGCCTCAGGCAATAAATGGTAATGTAACTGTTAGTGTCCTTCATTCGCATTCAAAATACTCAGCCATAGTGAACAGCCAGTGTGTATCATTTAACTTTATTTACCATTTAGTACACCAGATAGTCAATTCATTCATATCCATGATCACATCTCTAAATAGGAGATAAAAACTGCAAATATATTGTCCTGTGTCTTTTAAAAGAATATGAAGCAAGATGTTATTCTAACGTCAGTTTTTGGCAACCATGGTAAGTTTTCagtgtttttaaaggttttggaAAAGTTAGccttgttaaaagaaaatttgtACAAGTGATTAACAAAGGGTTTATAATACACAAGCACTGCTAGTGTTGTGCAGTGGGTGAATGGTTACAACAAAACTAATTAACAATCACAAACGCACACCTTGTTTGGACGAGTCCATACCTGTGTTGGTGTCCTGCCTGTCGTGTGTGTAACCTGTATCCTTGAGGGCACTGCAAGGAGCTCAGGGGTCACCCTAGGTAGTTGGATCTGCCCTGATCTTCACACTCCTGGCCACTGAAGCCAAACTCTAGGCTGGCCTCTGTCTGTTGTCAGTGGTATGCAGCTTACATCAATTGGCTAAATTTAGCCTGTCAAACACTCAAAAGCACTCACAAACGCCACAGGACATGTGGTggctatcagagagagagaaagaaagaaagacatagagagagagagacatagagagagagagagagagagacatagagagagagagagagggagggagggagggagggagggagggagggagggagggagggagggagggagggagggagggagggagggagggagggagggagggagggagggagggagggagggagagagagagagagagagagagagagagagagagagagagagagagagagagagagagagagagagagagagagagagagagagagagagagagagagagagagagagagagagagacagagagagatgaaacagACAAATAAAGATCATGTGTATGACTAGCCCACTGACAATTACTCTCAATTTAAACAGCTACAGAGCCTTCTATTCCACACTTTGTTCGAATGATTGGTGGTGTGGTTATATTGCTGAGCCTGCTACTACCCATCATAAAGAAAACTAGTCACTCAGCACATAGTAAGGTTAATAGAAGCTGtggagtcacagacacacagagacacatagacatgcacaaatacacacacacacttcaatacACTTGctgtacacacatacgtacagaCTCACATATCAAAgttgaacacacatacagacacacgtactatgtacacacacagatatgggtTTCATGTGAGCAATCAATGTTATTTAATTGTGCATGGTGCCAACCAAACCTCATCAAGGGAGTCCTCCCTTCCAGACACGTGTTCGGTCAACTTTTAAAAAGTCAAAATTAGGTATGACTTGCTTGCCCCTGCTGGTGTGTGGATTGAAACAAAGTCCTTGCCACAAAGAGCCTCCACAACAGCAGGAACACCACACTTTACCCCTCAGTTTCAATGTACAGCTATGACATTTATAACAACTGATGTGGTTATGTTGCACATCCCTGCATGTGTTGGGATGGCAGGTCACACAATGGCTCTATAGTCTACTACCAAATAGCACAGCAAGCTCTTGATATTGTCTAACAATAGATCAAGGTCATCGTATGGTATTTCATTCAGTTTTTCAATCCCACACTGTCTTAATGAAATAATAGAAAATAGTAGTGCCGTATTTTTGTCAAGGAAAATTATACTGCTAACATtttataaatgtaaatacagaatAAAACTGTTCAATGTATCTTGTTCAGGTCAACATGAAGTGGAATAAttcacacatactacagtgttcACACATTTGCTCTTGAAATTAATGCACATATTTGCAAACTATGCGGATCATGTGAATAAAACATCATTCAGTTTTGACAGATCTTCAATTTCACAGCAAACTGTTAGTGTCAGTGAAAAACTACCATATACCTTTTTTATATATTACACATcttttacagtacatttaaCATTTGAAACAGTATTTCATTTTAATCAAATTCAGTCAAATGTAAAAACCCTCATTTGTTTTGCAGCTGGCTTACTGAACCAACCTTTTGGAAGCCTGTGCTGTAGTTTGATTAGACGTTTGCCAATGGactgtttgtttttgtctcctcATGAAGCATAAACCCATGAAAATCATTATCTCCTCTTCTAACCTTTGCTAGAATCACTTACATAGACCATCTGCTTACCTGTCCTGCTACATGCTTTGTACTCTAAATAAGATCAACCTTATCGCAATTACAAGAAAAAAAGGCTTTCTTGTGTTCaaatctatttaaaatgttactCAATCCCAAAAATATAAATCTGCTTCATTCAAATGAAAACATGAACACATGTATAAAGTGTATGTGTAAAATGTTTTTGTGAGTGTAAAGGATGGTATGATGAACTGTAATATGCAGGTTTAATACCTGAGTTTTGGGGTTTGCATGGTTTTATCGCTGTGCAGTTACCTTCTCATTGCAGTAGTAACCAAAGGAACGTGGCTAGTTGGACTGCGGTGGCCCATGCTGACACCAGTGTATTCGAAGCTAGCCCTACTCCGTGGCTTCAGAGGCTGGGCGGGCCTAAAGGGAGGCCCGTAGATGACAGGTTTCTCCAGTGAAGACCTGGTCTGGCTCATGGACAGGGGGTGAAAATGTGGACTTGTAGGATAATACCCCTCATGAGGACCTGCTCCATGGGTGTCCAGCGACACCTTGCGCTTCCACTCAGCCGGGGGCTCGGGGAGAGATCTACGGTGGGCGGCAAACGCAACGTTGGAGGCGATAGACTGTGGGAGGTTCTGGTAGTTGAAGGCCTCGTCCACCAGGCCCAGGGGGCTCCTGGCCGCGGCCTGCCAGGGAGTAGGGGGCTTGTAGCTCTTATCCGGCATGGATGTCTGCCTCTCCATCCGACTCAGAGATGGCTGGTATCCAGGGGTGATGGAAGGAAACATGGGCTTATAAGAGGGCATGGAGGGCAGACGCCTGGGCAGACTCAGGGAGTAGCTTCTCCCCAGTTGCTGAAAGTAAAGAATGATTGGTATTACATAAACGTAATGGCATACAGATGATGGATTTTTAAATATATACCGTTGTGTTGAGGTTCATTTCAGTAGATCAGAATATGTTTTGTGTTCACAAGGATGTGGTATCCTGTTTAACATCTAACAATATAACTGGACTTTGCTGCCACCGTCTGGCATCTTGTCAGCATTGCTTGGAGTCTCAAACAAGCCCTAGACTCCTTTACACATCAGGAACAAATCAGTAGTTATTAGTTCATTGTACATTGTGAT from Osmerus mordax isolate fOsmMor3 chromosome 14, fOsmMor3.pri, whole genome shotgun sequence harbors:
- the myoz2b gene encoding myozenin-2b isoform X1; this translates as MSQYCTMPTRERKMHAAAICREVQGGDANGDTMDLGKKLSTPKDIMLEELSLLSNRGSRLFKMRQRRSEKYTFESIQNETNMQLNNDLENTEITEDGGKTPPNTPALGNPPNPENIAPGYGGPLQDVPAEKFNSTAVPKSYHSPWEQAIIDDPALAETLNLKMPAPEPRPEGPDYKSFNRVATPFGGFDKAPRGITFKLPELDLNAPKYPELQDPGIKRPTFNRTALGWISDGSPIILPTVPLEPMIIPESDDL
- the myoz2b gene encoding myozenin-2b isoform X2: MDLGKKLSTPKDIMLEELSLLSNRGSRLFKMRQRRSEKYTFESIQNETNMQLNNDLENTEITEDGGKTPPNTPALGNPPNPENIAPGYGGPLQDVPAEKFNSTAVPKSYHSPWEQAIIDDPALAETLNLKMPAPEPRPEGPDYKSFNRVATPFGGFDKAPRGITFKLPELDLNAPKYPELQDPGIKRPTFNRTALGWISDGSPIILPTVPLEPMIIPESDDL